From Carassius gibelio isolate Cgi1373 ecotype wild population from Czech Republic chromosome B21, carGib1.2-hapl.c, whole genome shotgun sequence, the proteins below share one genomic window:
- the LOC127985448 gene encoding zinc finger CCHC domain-containing protein 10: MATPMHRLIARRQAEANKQHVRCQKCLEYGHWSYECTGKRKYLYRPSRTVELKKKLKDKENNPSEDLRPGVIPRSERRTKKKRSSSSSSSSSSDSSSSSNDSSSDSSGSSSSSSSSEDSSSDSDDSSSPSSSSSSSSTSESDSDSSSSSDQGPPKKRKKKK, from the exons ATGGCGACTCCCATGCATAGACTGATCGCTCGAAGACAAGC GGAGGCAAACAAACAACATGTTCGCTGTCAGAAGTGTCTGGAATACGGACACTGGTCCTACGAGTGCACTGGGAAAAGAAAGTACCTCTATAGACCTTCCAGGACAGTAGAGTTAAAAAAGAAACTCAAAGACAAGGAGAACAATCCTTCAGAGGATCTGAG ACCTGGAGTAATACCACGCAGTGAGAGAAGAACTAAGAAAAAAAG gtcCTCCTCCAGTTCCAGCAGCAGCAGTAGTGATTCGTCCAGCTCTTCCAATGACTCTTCCTCGGACAGCAGCGGTTCCTCGAGCTCCTCGTCCTCGTCTGAAGACAGTAGCAGTGACAGCGACGACAGCTCCAgtccttcctcctcctcctcgtcttcCTCCACTTCTGAGTCCGATTCTGATTCTTCCAGCAGTTCTGATCAAGGCCCTCCcaagaagaggaaaaagaagaaatga
- the LOC127985355 gene encoding heat shock 70 kDa protein 4, which translates to MSVVGFDVGFQSCYVAVARAGGIETVANEYSDRSTPSFVSFGPRNRSIGNAAKSQVVTNCKNTVQGFKRFHGRAFTDPYVQAAKSGLVYDLAQMPTGTTGIKVMYMEEEKVFSIEQVTAMLLTKLKETAEAALKKPVADCVISVPSFYTDAERRSVMDAAQIAGLNCLRLMNDTTAVALAYGIYKQDLPAPEEKPRIVVFVDVGHAGYQVSVCAFNKGKLKVLGSAFDPELGGKDFDEVLVKYFCEEFAQKYKLDVRSKPRALVRLYQECEKLKKLMSANSSDLPLNIECFMNDIDVSGTFNRAKFEESCTDLLAKVEAPLRSIMEQTRLKKDDIYAVEIIGGASRIPAIKERISKYFGKELSTTLNADEAVARGCALQCAILSPAFKVREFSITEVVPYPISLKWTSAADEGISDCEVFPKNHAAPFSKVLTFYRKEPFSLEAYYNNPKELPYPDPTIGQFNIQKVVPQPSGESSKVKVKVRVNVHGVFSVSSASLVEVLKSAEGEEPMETETPAKEDENKMQVDQEAQKAQGEDQKENAEKKSDTEDMETSEDNKQEEKKSETQTKKAKVKTKMVDLPIENSLQWQLASDALNLFVENEGKMIMQDKLEKERNDAKNYVEEYVYEMRDKLHGVLENFVSEADRDSFSLKLEDTENWLYEEGEDQQKQVYIDKLAELKKLGDPIQSRYREAEERPKALDVLGRQIQQYMKVVEAYKAKDELYDHLDELEMMKMEKQVNETMTWMNNSMNLQSKHSLSQDPVVKAEEIQAKTKELYSACNHIVTKPKPKVEPPKEETPAEQNGPVNGQEGSEAQTGNPEKTQDGPENTKAKLPEMDLD; encoded by the exons ATGTCGGTTGTGGGGTTTGATGTGGGCTTCCAGAGCTGTTACGTTGCTGTGGCCAGAGCCGGCGGAATAGAGACCGTAGCGAACGAATACAGCGACCGATCAACACC gtCATTCGTGTCCTTTGGTCCTCGTAATCGATCGATAGGTAACGCCGCCAAAAGCCAG GTGGTCACAAACTGCAAGAACACTGTGCAGGGTTTTAAGCGATTCCATGGACGGGCGTTTACTGACCCGTATGTTCAGGCGGCAAAGTCCGGCCTGGTCTATGATCTGGCTCAGATGCCGACTGGAACCACTGGTATTAAG GTCATGTATATGGAGGAGGAGAAGGTGTTCAGCATCGAGCAGGTCACTGCCATGCTGCTGACCAAACTGAAGGAGACCGCTGAAGCTGCGCTCAAAAAACCTGTGGCAGACTGCGTCATCTCT GTTCCCAGCTTCTATACTGATGCTGAGAGAAGATCAGTCATGGATGCTGCACAGATCGCAGGCCTGAACTGCCTCCGACTCATGAATGACACTACAGCAG TTGCGCTGGCGTATGGGATCTACAAGCAGGACCTGCCTGCTCCTGAGGAGAAGCCCAGGATCGTGGTGTTTGTGGATGTTGGTCACGCTGGGTACCAGGTCTCTGTGTGCGCCTTTAACAAGGGCAAGCTGAAG GTGCTGGGTTCTGCGTTCGACCCTGAGCTGGGCGGTAAAGACTTCGATGAGGTGCTGGTCAAGTACTTCTGTGAGGAGTTTGCTCAGAAGTACAAGCTGGACGTGCGATCGAAGCCACGCGCTCTGGTCCGGCTCTACCAGGAGTGTGAGAAGCTGAAGAAACTCATGAGCGCCAACTCCTCGGACCTGCCGCTCAACATTGAATGCTTCATGAATGACATCGACGTCTCCGGCACATTCAACAG AGCCAAGTTTGAGGAGTCCTGTACAGATCTGCTGGCCAAGGTGGAGGCTCCGCTGCGCAGCATCATGGAACAGACCC GACTGAAGAAAGACGACATCTATGCAGTGGAGATCATAGGCGGCGCCTCCAGGATTCCAGCCATCAAAGAGAGAATCAGCAAATATTTCGGAAAAGAGCTGAGCACGACATTGAACGCAGACGAGGCTGTGGCCAGAGGATGTGCACTGCAG TGTGCAATCCTGTCACCCGCCTTCAAAGTGCGTGAGTTCTCCATCACAGAAGTGGTTCCCTACCCCATCTCTCTGAAGTGGACCTCCGCGGCTGACGAAGGCATCAG TGATTGTGAGGTTTTCCCAAAGAACCATGCCGCACCCTTCTCTAAAGTGTTGACTTTCTACCGGAAGGAGCCTTTCTCTTTGGAGGCCTACTACAACAATCCTAAAGAGCTGCCCTATCCTGATCCTACCATAG GCCAGTTTAACATCCAGAAGGTGGTGCCTCAGCCGTCAGGAGAGAGCTCCAAGGTGAAGGTGAAGGTGCGTGTGAATGTGCACGGGGTCTTCAGTGTGTCCAGCGCTTCTCTGGTGGAGGTCCTGAAGTCTGCAGAAGGAGAGGAGCCCATGGAGACGGAGACTCCAGCCAAAGAGGACGAG AACAAGATGCAAGTGGATCAAGAAGCACAGAAGGCTCAAGGTGAAGATCAGAaagaaaatgcagaaaagaaatcAGACACTGAAGACATGGAG ACTTCAGAAGACAACAAACAGGAGGAGAAGAAGAGTGAAACACAAACCAAGAAAGCCAAAGTGAAGACCAAGATGGTGGATCTGCCGATCGAGAACAGCCTGCAGTGGCAGCTGGCCAGCGACGCGCTCAATCTGTTCGTGGAGAACGAG GGGAAGATGATTATGCAGGATAAGCTGGAGAAGGAAAGAAACGATGCCAAGAACTACGTGGAGGAATACGTTTATGAAATGAGAGACAAACTGCATGGAGTGCTGGAGAACTTTGTCAGCGAGGCT GACCGAGACTCTTTCTCCTTGAAACTGGAGGACACTGAGAACTGGCTGTATGAAGAAGGAGAGGACCAGCAGAAGCAAGTGTACATCGATAAACTGGCTGAGCTGAAG AAACTTGGAGATCCGATTCAAAGCCGATACAGGGAGGCAGAGGAGCGGCCGAAAGCTTTGGATGTGCTTGGAAGGCAAATCCAGCAGTACATGAAGGTCGTCGAGGCTTATAAGGCCAAG GATGAGCTGTATGATCATTTGGATGAGCTGGAGATGATGAAGATGGAGAAGCAGGTGAATGAAACCATGACGTGGATGAACAACAGTATGAATCTGCAGAGCAAACATAGTCTCAGTCAGGACCCTGTGGTGAAGGCAGAAGAGATCCAGGCCAAAACAAAG GAGCTGTATTCTGCTTGCAATCACATCGTCACCAAACCCAAGCCCAAAGTGGAGCCTCCCAAGGAGGAGACGCCGGCCGAACAGAACGGCCCTGTGAACGGACAGGAGGGGTCAGAGGCCCAAACGGGCAACCCAGAGAAGACCCAAGACGGCCCAGAAAACACAAAGGCCAAGCTTCCCGAAATGGACCTCGACTAA